GAATATTGGCTCTAATCCTCTCAAGTTCAGATTCTTTCATCACAATAGGTGGTAGATCAGGTTCCGGGAAGTATCTGTAATCATGAGCTTCTTCCTTCGAACGCATAGAGATTGTCACCTGCTTACTCTCATCCCAGCGCCTTGTTTCCTGAACTATTTCTTCTCCGTATTCTAACGCTTCCATTTGACGCTCTACTTCATATTCAAGGGCTTTTTCTACAGCTTTAAAAGAGTTCATATTCTTAACTTCTGTCTTAGTCCCAAACTCATCGCTTCCTTTTGGCATTATAGAAACATTGGCATCACAGCGAAGGCTGCCCTCTTCCATTTTACAGTCAGACACTTCTGTATACTGCAAAATGTTTTTTAACGCCTCAAGGTAAGCTTTGGCTTCCTTGGGACTTCTGATATCCGGTTCAGTAACTATCTCAATAAGGGCAACTCCGGTTCTATTAAAGTCAACCATCGAGTCCCCTCCGGCAGCATGCACAAGTTTACCTGCATCCTCTTCCATGTGAATTCTATTTATACGAACTTTCTTTTTCTCGCCTTCCACTTCTACTTCTATATAGCCGTTTCTTGCAATTGGCAGGTCAAATTGTGATATCTGATAAGCCTTGGGCAGATCAGGATAAAAATAGTTTTTCCTATCAAACTTGCTAAATTCGGCAATTTCACAGTTCAAAGCCAACCCAGCAGTTACTGCAAGATCCAAAACATTTTTATTAAGAACCGGCAAAGTTCCAGGCATCCCTAGGCAGATGGGACATACATTCTCATTTGGTTTCTTACCAAACTCTGTAGAACACCCACAAAATATCTTTGTATCTGTTAAAAGTTCGGCATGAACTTCAAGGCCAATCACCGTTTCATATGACTGCATATGTTTTCCCCCTTTATATTGCTTAAACTTACAACAAACTTATAACTTACCTGCTATTTTAGCTCTCTCCTGGTATCTTTTGCCCCAAATTCAGTGTTTTTTCTAATTCTGATGCCACCTGCAGTACTTTAGCTTCATCAAAAGGCTTACCTATAATCTGAATACCTACAGGGTTTCCTTCAACAAAGCCGCAAGGAACTGAAATTGCAGGGAGTCCGGCAAGGTTAACCGGTACGGTACAGATGTCGTTTAAATACATGGTAGCTGGATCATCAATCTGCTCACCTATATTAAATGGCAGAGTTGGAGTAGTTGGCGCCATCAGAACATCATATTTTCCAAATATGTCTTCGAACTCTCTTTTAATCAGAGTTCTAACTTTTAAACCTTTAAGGTAATAATCATCATAATACCCAGAGCTCAAAGCATAATTTCCAAGCATAATTCTTCTTTTAACCTCTTCTCCAAAACCCTGACTTCTAGTTTCATAGTAAAGACTCTTTAGATTCTCATCAGATAATCTTGTTCCATACCTTACACCATCAAATCTGGCAAGGTTACTTGATGCTTCTGCAGGACTTATAAGATAATAGGAAGTAAGTGCATACTCTGTGGTTGGAAGTGATATATCTTCCACCATAGCTCCTTGATCATCAATAGTATTTATAGCATTTTTGACTACATTTTTTATTTCACTTTTTACCCCTAGTTGGAAATATTCCTCCGGTATACCAATTTTCATTCCATTGACACCTTTGTCTAATGATTTAGTAAAATCAGGTGCATCTATGTCAGCAGAAGTGGAATCCATCTCATCATGGCCAGATATAACGTTCATACTAAGAGCAACATCTTTAACATTTCTAGCAAAAGGACCTATCTGATCAAAAGATGACGCAAAAGCCACAAGTCCGTATCTAGATACTCTTCCGTATGTAGGCTTAAAACCCACTACACCACAAAAGGCTGCAGGTTGTCTGATAGAACCACCCGTGTCTGATCCAAGAGCAAGGGGTACTTCCGCTGAAGCAACAGATGCAGCAGACCCCCCACTTGAACCACCAGGAACTTTATTCAAATCCCAGGGATTTTTGGTGGTAAAAAACGCAGAGTTTTCGGTAGATGAACCCATGGCAAATTCGTCTAAATTAGTTTTTCCTACCATAATAAACCCTGTATCTCGAAGCATTTTGACAACGGTCGCATCAAAAGGAGGCACAAAATTTTCAAGTATTTTTGATGCACACGTAGTCTTAATACCATCAGTACACATATTGTCTTTAATTGCGACAGGTACCCCAGCGTAAGGCGGGAGTTTTTCTCCCTTAGCCCTGTTGTCATCTATTTCTTCAGCTTTACTTATTGCTGTCTCTTCATCTACGGATATAAACGCATTAATTTTTTCATCTACTTCATTAATTCTTGAAAAGGTTGAGGTGACCAATTCTTTTGCACTAAACTCTTTTTTATCAAGTCCCTCTTTAGCTTCATAGAGACTTAGTTTATGTAATTTCATAGGCATATCTCCTCCAATCGAATTAGCTTTATTCTTCTATAATTCTTGGAACTTTAAAGTATCCATCTTCTTTATCAGGTGCATTTTCAAGAGCCTTTTCTGTAGATAGAGATTCTCTTCTTTCGTCATTTCTAAAGACATTTTTCATATCTAGAGCATGAGCAGTTGGCTCTACCCCATCAAGGTCTAACTCCTGTAATTTGTCTGCCCACTTTAGTACCTCTCCTAGCTGCTCTGCAAAAGCGTCCACATCTTCATCCTTGACATAAAGCCTCCCTAGATCCGCTACATGCCTGACAATATCCTTATCAACCTTCATATCACTTACTCCCTCCTTTTATCGATTTCTGTTCATAATTGTAAAACTTGATTCTGGTGCAAAAAGTCTATTCACATAAGTAAAGTGTTTTTAATTGATACATCTAAGATTCGTCAGCAGTCGAAATAAGGCTACCTAATCGAATAACTCATCCTGAGTCAGGTTAGCTAATGACATCGGGGTCATTAGACCTTATTTCTACCAGCTCCCTCATCAAGATGTATTGCAATTAAAAACAAAACTTTGATCATATGACTTTTTGCACCAGAATCAAAACTTTCATAGAATCATCACTTCTTAAGTCCGCTGCCACAAATCCCCAAAGGTAGGCTATGTGTAGTTCGAACGATTTAGGATTTTTCGCTTTCTAAAAATCCGCTAAGTGAGAACTACAAATAGCCTACCTTATCTAAGAATTCCTCCCCACTCATAATCTCTACCCCAAGCTCTCTTGCTTTATCAACCTTTGAACCTGCATCTTCACCTGCTATTACAATGTCTGTATTCCTGCTAACACTATTTTTAACATCAGCACCAAGCCTGTCAAGGATTTTTTTAACCTCTTCCCTTGAGTATCCTTCTACTTTTCCTGTCAATACAACGCTTTTGCCATTAAAAATACTACCTTCAAAACTTCTATCCTCACCTTCATCTTCTTGCGTTTCTTCCATATTAACTCCTGCTTCTTTTAACTTATTGATTAAACTTAATGAGTTCTCATCACTTAAAAACTTAACTATGCTGTCTGCTATTTTTTCTCCCATACCGGGGATTTCTGCGATATCTTCTTCTTTAGCGTCTAGAAGCTTATCAATAGTGCGATACTTCTTTGCCAAAAGGCCTGCTGCTTTCTTACCTACAAATCTTATCCCCAGAGCGAAAATTAGATTAGTAAGGGGGCGGCTTTTACTTTCTTCAATTGCATTTATTAAGTTCTCAGCAGATTTTTCGCCAAATCCTGACAGACCAGCTATATCATCTTTTGAAAGATAATAGAGATCTGCAACGTCTTTAATTAATCCTTCGTTATATAGTTTTTCTACTAATTTGTCACCTAACCCTTCAACATCCATTGCATCTCTAGAAACAAAATGAATTATCTTTTCTACTGTTTGGGCAGGGCATGAAGGGTTGATACAGCGAAGTATTGCTTCATCTTCTAATCTCACAGCTTCAGTTTTACAGACTGGACATTCTTTAGGGTAGACAAAATCTTTTTCTTCTCCAGTTCTTTTTTCTTCTATAACCCTTACTATTTCCGGTATAATATCCCCTGCCTTTTGTATTTCTACAAAATCCCCAATTTTTATACCCTTTTCATTCAATATGTCTTCATTATGTAAACTTGCTCTCTTAACTACCGAGCCTGCAACATTTACTGGCTCCAAAAAAGCCACAGGGGTAAGGGCTCCAGTTCTACCTACATTTATTATAATATTTTGAACTTGGGTAACTTTCTTTTCAGCAGGAAATTTGTATGCTATAGCCCACCTGGGACTTTTTGCAGTTGTACCAAGTTCATTCTGTATTGAAATCTCATCTACCTTTATCACAATTCCATCAATATCATATTGTAATTCAGGTTTTCTCTCCAAAAAACCAGTACAATAATCAACGACCCCTTCTATAGTTGAAAACTTTTCAATATATGGATTAACCTTAAAACCAATACTTTTGATAAACTCTAGAGTTTCATAGTGACTCTGAAACTCTTTTTTTTCAATATTTTCTTCAATATCGATATAAGGTACAGAATATAAAAAGATATCTAACTCCCTTTTGGCAGCTATCTTGGGATCAAGCTGTCGCAGTGAGCCAGCAGCAGCATTTCTAGGGTTGGCAAAAGGTTCTTCGCCTTTTTTTTCTTTCTCTTCATTAAGTTTATAAAAAGCACCCTTTGGCATAAACACTTCGCCTCTAACTTCCAGGTTATAACTGCTGTTTAAACTTAGAGGAATAGATCTAACTGTTTTTAAGTTATTAGTGATATCCTCTCCAACTAAGCCATCTCCCCTGGTAGCCCCTCTAACAAAAACACCATTCTCATATACCAAAGATACAGCAAGTCCATCAATTTTTAGCTCACAAACATAAGAAAATGACCTATCATCACCTATTAGACGTCTCAATCTGTTATCAAACTCTCTAAGCTCCTGTTCATTCTCAGCATTAGCTAGACTAAGCATAGGAACAGTATGACGCACCCGGGAGAATTCGTCTAATGGTTCTCCTCCAACCCTTTGACTAGGAGAGTCTGGTGTTTTTAATGAAGGATAGTTTTCTTCAAGTTCTATAAGCTCCTTCATCAGCCTGTCATATTCTTTATCATCAATTTCCGGGGAATCTAGTACGTAGTATTTATGATTGTGATATTCAATTGTCTTTTTTAGTTCTTGAATTTTCTTTTTAGCTTGTTTTTCATCCAAGGTTACACCCCCGGCTATTTGATCTTTTCAATCGGGGCAAGACCAGCAGCTAGCTTTTTGATCCCTTCGTTTTCGAATTTGACAGTAAGCACCCAATCTCCACCAATTTCCTGTGCTTTAAGAACTTCTCCTTCGCCCCATTTTTTGTGTTTTAAAATCTCACCTTCTTTATAACTTTCGCCACTTTGTTGTTTAGGCGTTTGCGGTGTATTAGAAGTGTTAAAAGAAGGAGGCTTTGGACTTTTTAGATTTGAAGAGCTGTCAGTTTTGCTGTTATTATAGGATTTAGATTTATTATTCTTAAAAGAACTATCATTAAAAGAATTAAAGGAGTTAGACCCATAAGAAAACCCTTTAATAAATGAATTTTCATTTGCAATAGATTCCGACTCATTGGATAGATCTTCTATCAAATTTTCGTCTATTTCATTCAAAAATCTTGAAGGCAAGAAAGGCCTATTTCTTCCATATAGAGTCCTTCTATTTGCTCTTGTTAGATATAATAGATTTTCTGCCCTGGTTATCCCTACATAGCAAATTCGCCTTTCCTCTTCCATCTCTGTTTCATTTTCTAAAGCTCTAAAGTGAGGAAAGATCTCCTCTTCCATACCAGTCAAAAACACTACAGGAAATTCTAGACCTTTGGCACTGTGTAGAGTCATCAGAACAACTCCATCGTTATTATCCTGATCTTCTTCTTCATCTAATTTGTCCAAATCAGTTACAAGAGATAAGTTAGTCAAAAACTCATGCAAAGTCCCACCATATTCCACGTCAAAATCCGCAGCCGTTGAATAGAGTTCTTTGATGTTCTCTATCCTGTCCTCTGCTTCCCTGGTGTCTTGCTTTTGTAAGGCCTGGATATAGCCGCTTGTCTCAGCTACCTCCTGCAGCAGTTCTTTTATCGTTAAGTATTCCCTCATTTTTCTAAAATTACTAATCATTTCAGTAAATTCTTTGATTGATTTTACTGCTTTATTCCCAAGACCTATCTGATCACACTCTAACAATGCATCAAAAAAGGAAATCCCATTTTCTTCTGCATGATTTTTCACCTTTTCTATAGTACTCTTACCAATCCCACGTTTTGGTTCATTAATAACCCTCTCTAACTGCAGATCTGCACCTGGATTTTCTATTACCATCAGATAAGCCAGGATATCTCTTACTTCCTTACGATCATAAAAACTTGTCCCTACAACTTTATGCCTAATATTTTCCTTTAACAAAGCCTCTTCTATTGCTCTTGACTGGGCATTTGTACGGTATAATATGGCAATTTTCGAGTAGTTATTTAGGCTTTCACTGATTTCCCGGGCAATAAATCTAGCTTCTTCATATTCATTCTCACCACAAAAATATTTTATCTTTTCGCCTTCACCATTATCTGTATACAGTTTTTTGGGTTTTCTATTTGGATTATTGCAGGCAACTTTGTTGGCCGCATCAAGTATATTTGTAGTTGAACGGTAATTTTTTTCTAGCTTAATCACCTTACACGAACCATAGTCCCTTTCAAAATATAATATATTTCTTACATCAGCTCCCCTGAATAAATAAATCGACTGATCATCATCTCCAACTACGAATAGATTATTTTCCGGGGAAGCAAGTTTTTTTATCAATTCATATTGAATCTGATTTGTATCCTGAAATTCGTCCACCAAAATATGGCCAAATTTATTTTGATAATACTCCAATACATCCTGATTATCCTCAAATAATTTGAGTGTAAATAATAATAAATCATCAAAATCAAGAGCATTATTTTTCTTTAACTTCTCCTGGTATATTTCTTTAATCCTCTCTACATTCTCATAAAAATAGCTTGGGTTATCTCCATAATTTGTTTCGCCAGAATCCAAAGGTTCATTTTTCACTCTGCTAATATGGTTAGAAACCACGGCAGGCTTGTACTTTGTACTATCTAAATTTATTTCATTAATACACTCTTTAACAAGAGCATTTTTATCCTTAGTATCATATATCAAAAAATTGTTATCATACCCTAAATGGTGTATATCTTTTCTTAGTATCCTAACACAAGCAGAGTGAAAAGTTGACACCCAGCTTGGTGGAGCTGTTTTCACAAGGTTTCCTACACGCTCTTTCATTTCGTTTGCAGCTTTGTTGGTAAAAGTAAGCGCAAGGATACTCTCTGGATGAACACCCGCATCTTCAATAAGATAGGCTATCCTATGGGTTAATACCCTAGTTTTCCCACTACCTGCCCCTGCCAATATTAGAAGAGGACCTTCCCCGTGACATACAGCTTCTCTTTGAGCTTCATTCAACAATGAATCATCCACCACATTCATCACCCTTACTTTACATGTTTTTTCATACCTTAATATTTTACCATTAAAATAAAATAAACAAAAGAAAAGTAATCCAATATATTTCATGGATTACTATTGCGAGCTTTTGATTTGTGAGGTCTTTAGCAAATCCTAGCGAGTCGTTGGTATTATAGATTAACTCCCTTATCGCCAATATCCCTTCTATAATGCATATCCTTAAAATCTATCTGACCAAGTCTTCTATACGCCTTTTGCTGGGCATCTGCCAAAGTGTCAGCCATAGCAGTCACACCAAGAACCCTGCCACCTGCAGTGACAGGAACACCTTCTTTATCTTTGACGCCTGCTCCAAAAAGCATCACATCACTTGAATCATCAAAATCATCAATTCCCTTTATCTCATATCCTTTAGTATAAGATCCAGGATAACCCCCAGATGCTGCTACCACACACACAGCAGGTCTATCATCCCAATCAAGGGTAATACTATCTAATTTACCATTACATGCTGCGATCATAACATCCACCAGGTCAGTTTTTAACCTTGGAATCACAGCCTGAGCTTCAGGATCACCAAATCTGACATTAAACTCCAATACCTTTGGCCCTTGTTCTGTCATGATCAGTCCGGCATAAAGAATGCCTTTAAAGGGAACCCCTTTTTCACCCATTGCTTTGACTGTAGGCTTTAGAACATTTTTTGTGGTAAAGTCCATGTCTTCATCACTAAAGATGGGCGCTGGCGAATATGCTCCCATGCCACCGGTATTTGGCCCTCTATCACCATCATAAGCAGGTTTATGGTCCTGACTAGATACCATGGGAATAATATTTTCCCCATCACAAAAAGCAAGAACCGATACTTCCTGACCTTCTAAGTACTCTTCAATCAAAATTTTGGCGCTAGCATCTCCAAACTCTTTTTCTTCCATAAAACCTACCACTGTCTGCAAAATCTCTTCTCTACTTTGTGCAATTACTACCCCTTTCCCGGCACAAAGACCATCAGCCTTTATGGCAACTGGCGGGACAAGAGAAGCGGCGAATTTTTTTGCTTCATCACTATCTGTAAACTCACTTGCTCTTGCCGTTGGTATATCATTTTCCTCCATTACCTGCTTGGCAAAGACTTTACTAGACTCTAATTTGGCAGCTTCTTTTGAAGGGCCAAATATTTTTAGCCCTTCCTTTTCAAATTCATCTACTATTCCTAAAGCAAGGGGGGCTTCAGGTCCTACTATAGTTAAATCGATCTCCTTTTCCTTGGCAAAAGAAACAAGAGAAGATATATCTTCAACTGAAATATCAACACAGCTAGCTTCCTTTTTAATCCCATAGTTCCCGGGTGCCACGAACAGCTCTTTTACTTTGGAACTTTCATTTATCTTTTTGCAAAGGGCGTGTTCCCTACCCCCTGAGCCAACCACCAAAACTCTCACCAAAAATCCCCCCTATTAACTCTATTTTTTAAATATATTCTTGATTCTGGTGCAAAAAGTCATATGAACAAAGTTTTGTTTTTAGATGTATCAATTAAAAACACTTTACTTATGTGAATAGACTTTTTGCACCAGAATCATTTTTTTGCAGGCAAAATTAGTGTTTAAAATGTCTTGTTCCTGTGAAGAACATAGCTATATTATTTTCTTCGGCAAGCTTAATAGAGTCTTCGTCACGCTTAGAACCACCTGGCTGTACTATAGCTGATACACCAGCATCTACTCCCTGCTGCACTGTATCATTAAATGGGAAAAATGCATCAGACGCCATAACACTTCCCTTTGCTTTCTCACCAGCCTCTTTTATAGCTATGTCAGCAGAGCCGACTCTTTTCATCTGTCCTGCACCAACGCCAACTGTCTGGCCGTCTTTAACAAGAACTATAGCGTTTGACTTAACATGCTTAACAACTTTGTAAGCAATTTCCAGATCTTTCATCTTATCCTCTGACAGATTTCCACCGGTCTTTTGCTCCCAGGTTTTTACACTTGCTGTTTTGTTATCTTTTTCTTGACATATATATCCCCATGTGAGTGGTTTTATGTCTAGTTTAGTCCCTTCTCTACCATAATCTGTCTCAAGGACTCTAATATCTGGCTTTTTCTTAAATACCTCTAAAGCCTCTCTTGAGTACTGAGGCGCTATAACAACCTCAACAAAAATTTCTGTTATAGCCTCAGCAACTTCCTCACTGCACGGTCTATTTAGAGCTACTATTCCACCAAATATACTTACAGGATCACTGTCATAAGCTTTTCTGTATGCTGTAAGAAGATCGTCACTTACACCAACACCACAAGGGTTAGTATGCTTAACTGCTACAACACAAGGGTCGGTAAACTCTTTGACAAGGTTTAGGGCAGCTTCTGTATCATTAAGATTATTAAAGGATAACTCTTTGCCCTGATGCATCCTTAGATCTACATCTTCTGTGTGATAGAATGCTGCATTTTGATGAGGGTTCTCACCATATCTTAAACTGGTCTTATTGAAAAACTCAATACTATCTTTTTCCTTAAATACTTCTGCATCATCTTCACCAGTATCAGTTTCTTTATCATCAATGTTTTTACTCAAATAGTCAACTATCACACTGTCATAATAATTAGTGTGTTGAAAAGCCTTTAAAGCAAGCTCTTTTCTAACAGATTCTCTTATCCCACCGTGGTTATCAAGTTCTTTTAAGATATCAGAATAATTACCTGGGTCAACAACTATACTCACACGGGGCCAGTTCTTAGCTGATGCCCTTATCATAGTAGGGCCGCCAATATCGATATTTTCTAGAGCATCATCCATCGTGACATCAGGCTTACTAACAGTTTCTTCAAAAGGATATAGGTTTATTGCTACAAGATCGATATATGAAATACCATGCTCTTCAAGCTGTTTTTTATGTTCTTCATCTTCTTTAGCTAGAATACCCACATGAATATAAGGATGCAGTGTTTTTACCCTTCCACCCAAAATTTCCGGAAATGAAGTAATCTCACTAACTTCTTTATGAGGAATATCGTTTTCTTTTAGTTTTCTTGCTGTTCCACCCGTAGAGATTATCTCTACACCTTGATCTGCAAGCTTTGAAGCAAATTCCACCAAACCCGACTTATCTGATACACTTATCAGCGCTCTTTTAACTTCTTTTACATCACTCATTGATTATAATCCACTTCCTTTCGTCTATTCTTTTTAAGTTACCAGTTACCAAAGCCCTTACAGCCCTTGGCAGTAGCTGCCATTCACGTTTTTGAATTCTTCCTTTTAGACTATCTGCAGTATCGTTTTCAAACACTTTTACCGGTCGCTGTATCAATATAGGACCTGTATCTACACCTTCATCAACAAAATGAACTGTACACCCCGTAAATTTAACACCATAATCAAGAGCTTCTTTAACAGAATTATCACCTGGAAATGCCGGCAAAAGAGAGGGATGAACATTTACAATTTTGTTTTTGTACTCCTTTACAAAAATTGACGTCAAAAGACGCATATATCCCGCAAGTATTATGTAATCAACTTCTCGATCTTTTAGCTCTTTGATCATTTCCCTCTCCATAGCTTCTCTATTTTGATATCTTGAAGGATAAAAAATTCTAGTATCTATATTCGCTTTTTTAGCCCTTTTAAGAGCTACTGCCTGAGCGTTGTCAGTAATCAACAGCTCTATACTTGCAGGTATATAACCAGTATCGACAGAATCAATAATAGCTTGAAAATTCGTTCCACTTCCAGAAGCAAGGACTGCTATTTTTTTCCCCTGACTTTTATCAGTTTTGTTAGTTTTATCAGTCATAGAAAATCACCGAATCTTCCATATTATTTTCACTTACATCTTCTTCTATATTCTCTTTTGGCATAACCTTTCCTATGATATTAGCCTCTTCATTTGATGAAGCAAATAGATCCATAGCTTTTTTGGCTTCACC
The Natranaerofaba carboxydovora genome window above contains:
- the gatA gene encoding Asp-tRNA(Asn)/Glu-tRNA(Gln) amidotransferase subunit GatA; amino-acid sequence: MKLHKLSLYEAKEGLDKKEFSAKELVTSTFSRINEVDEKINAFISVDEETAISKAEEIDDNRAKGEKLPPYAGVPVAIKDNMCTDGIKTTCASKILENFVPPFDATVVKMLRDTGFIMVGKTNLDEFAMGSSTENSAFFTTKNPWDLNKVPGGSSGGSAASVASAEVPLALGSDTGGSIRQPAAFCGVVGFKPTYGRVSRYGLVAFASSFDQIGPFARNVKDVALSMNVISGHDEMDSTSADIDAPDFTKSLDKGVNGMKIGIPEEYFQLGVKSEIKNVVKNAINTIDDQGAMVEDISLPTTEYALTSYYLISPAEASSNLARFDGVRYGTRLSDENLKSLYYETRSQGFGEEVKRRIMLGNYALSSGYYDDYYLKGLKVRTLIKREFEDIFGKYDVLMAPTTPTLPFNIGEQIDDPATMYLNDICTVPVNLAGLPAISVPCGFVEGNPVGIQIIGKPFDEAKVLQVASELEKTLNLGQKIPGES
- the purD gene encoding phosphoribosylamine--glycine ligase → MRVLVVGSGGREHALCKKINESSKVKELFVAPGNYGIKKEASCVDISVEDISSLVSFAKEKEIDLTIVGPEAPLALGIVDEFEKEGLKIFGPSKEAAKLESSKVFAKQVMEENDIPTARASEFTDSDEAKKFAASLVPPVAIKADGLCAGKGVVIAQSREEILQTVVGFMEEKEFGDASAKILIEEYLEGQEVSVLAFCDGENIIPMVSSQDHKPAYDGDRGPNTGGMGAYSPAPIFSDEDMDFTTKNVLKPTVKAMGEKGVPFKGILYAGLIMTEQGPKVLEFNVRFGDPEAQAVIPRLKTDLVDVMIAACNGKLDSITLDWDDRPAVCVVAASGGYPGSYTKGYEIKGIDDFDDSSDVMLFGAGVKDKEGVPVTAGGRVLGVTAMADTLADAQQKAYRRLGQIDFKDMHYRRDIGDKGVNL
- the gatB gene encoding Asp-tRNA(Asn)/Glu-tRNA(Gln) amidotransferase subunit GatB is translated as MQSYETVIGLEVHAELLTDTKIFCGCSTEFGKKPNENVCPICLGMPGTLPVLNKNVLDLAVTAGLALNCEIAEFSKFDRKNYFYPDLPKAYQISQFDLPIARNGYIEVEVEGEKKKVRINRIHMEEDAGKLVHAAGGDSMVDFNRTGVALIEIVTEPDIRSPKEAKAYLEALKNILQYTEVSDCKMEEGSLRCDANVSIMPKGSDEFGTKTEVKNMNSFKAVEKALEYEVERQMEALEYGEEIVQETRRWDESKQVTISMRSKEEAHDYRYFPEPDLPPIVMKESELERIRANIPELPKEKKERFVSEYNLSDYDAGVLTSDKKIADYFDECAKKSENPKKPANWIMGDLLRVLNEENREIDEIKITSDMLVELCKLEEDGTISSKIAKEVFEEMYKNGDKPEEVVEKKGLKQISDQGEIEQFVEEVIEENPETIEDIRNGKDKAMGFLVGQVMKKSKGKANPQMVNDLLKEKI
- a CDS encoding ATP-dependent helicase, which codes for MNVVDDSLLNEAQREAVCHGEGPLLILAGAGSGKTRVLTHRIAYLIEDAGVHPESILALTFTNKAANEMKERVGNLVKTAPPSWVSTFHSACVRILRKDIHHLGYDNNFLIYDTKDKNALVKECINEINLDSTKYKPAVVSNHISRVKNEPLDSGETNYGDNPSYFYENVERIKEIYQEKLKKNNALDFDDLLLFTLKLFEDNQDVLEYYQNKFGHILVDEFQDTNQIQYELIKKLASPENNLFVVGDDDQSIYLFRGADVRNILYFERDYGSCKVIKLEKNYRSTTNILDAANKVACNNPNRKPKKLYTDNGEGEKIKYFCGENEYEEARFIAREISESLNNYSKIAILYRTNAQSRAIEEALLKENIRHKVVGTSFYDRKEVRDILAYLMVIENPGADLQLERVINEPKRGIGKSTIEKVKNHAEENGISFFDALLECDQIGLGNKAVKSIKEFTEMISNFRKMREYLTIKELLQEVAETSGYIQALQKQDTREAEDRIENIKELYSTAADFDVEYGGTLHEFLTNLSLVTDLDKLDEEEDQDNNDGVVLMTLHSAKGLEFPVVFLTGMEEEIFPHFRALENETEMEEERRICYVGITRAENLLYLTRANRRTLYGRNRPFLPSRFLNEIDENLIEDLSNESESIANENSFIKGFSYGSNSFNSFNDSSFKNNKSKSYNNSKTDSSSNLKSPKPPSFNTSNTPQTPKQQSGESYKEGEILKHKKWGEGEVLKAQEIGGDWVLTVKFENEGIKKLAAGLAPIEKIK
- the gatC gene encoding Asp-tRNA(Asn)/Glu-tRNA(Gln) amidotransferase subunit GatC encodes the protein MKVDKDIVRHVADLGRLYVKDEDVDAFAEQLGEVLKWADKLQELDLDGVEPTAHALDMKNVFRNDERRESLSTEKALENAPDKEDGYFKVPRIIEE
- the ligA gene encoding NAD-dependent DNA ligase LigA; this translates as MDEKQAKKKIQELKKTIEYHNHKYYVLDSPEIDDKEYDRLMKELIELEENYPSLKTPDSPSQRVGGEPLDEFSRVRHTVPMLSLANAENEQELREFDNRLRRLIGDDRSFSYVCELKIDGLAVSLVYENGVFVRGATRGDGLVGEDITNNLKTVRSIPLSLNSSYNLEVRGEVFMPKGAFYKLNEEKEKKGEEPFANPRNAAAGSLRQLDPKIAAKRELDIFLYSVPYIDIEENIEKKEFQSHYETLEFIKSIGFKVNPYIEKFSTIEGVVDYCTGFLERKPELQYDIDGIVIKVDEISIQNELGTTAKSPRWAIAYKFPAEKKVTQVQNIIINVGRTGALTPVAFLEPVNVAGSVVKRASLHNEDILNEKGIKIGDFVEIQKAGDIIPEIVRVIEEKRTGEEKDFVYPKECPVCKTEAVRLEDEAILRCINPSCPAQTVEKIIHFVSRDAMDVEGLGDKLVEKLYNEGLIKDVADLYYLSKDDIAGLSGFGEKSAENLINAIEESKSRPLTNLIFALGIRFVGKKAAGLLAKKYRTIDKLLDAKEEDIAEIPGMGEKIADSIVKFLSDENSLSLINKLKEAGVNMEETQEDEGEDRSFEGSIFNGKSVVLTGKVEGYSREEVKKILDRLGADVKNSVSRNTDIVIAGEDAGSKVDKARELGVEIMSGEEFLDKVGYL
- the purH gene encoding bifunctional phosphoribosylaminoimidazolecarboxamide formyltransferase/IMP cyclohydrolase, with protein sequence MSDVKEVKRALISVSDKSGLVEFASKLADQGVEIISTGGTARKLKENDIPHKEVSEITSFPEILGGRVKTLHPYIHVGILAKEDEEHKKQLEEHGISYIDLVAINLYPFEETVSKPDVTMDDALENIDIGGPTMIRASAKNWPRVSIVVDPGNYSDILKELDNHGGIRESVRKELALKAFQHTNYYDSVIVDYLSKNIDDKETDTGEDDAEVFKEKDSIEFFNKTSLRYGENPHQNAAFYHTEDVDLRMHQGKELSFNNLNDTEAALNLVKEFTDPCVVAVKHTNPCGVGVSDDLLTAYRKAYDSDPVSIFGGIVALNRPCSEEVAEAITEIFVEVVIAPQYSREALEVFKKKPDIRVLETDYGREGTKLDIKPLTWGYICQEKDNKTASVKTWEQKTGGNLSEDKMKDLEIAYKVVKHVKSNAIVLVKDGQTVGVGAGQMKRVGSADIAIKEAGEKAKGSVMASDAFFPFNDTVQQGVDAGVSAIVQPGGSKRDEDSIKLAEENNIAMFFTGTRHFKH
- the purN gene encoding phosphoribosylglycinamide formyltransferase, which translates into the protein MTDKTNKTDKSQGKKIAVLASGSGTNFQAIIDSVDTGYIPASIELLITDNAQAVALKRAKKANIDTRIFYPSRYQNREAMEREMIKELKDREVDYIILAGYMRLLTSIFVKEYKNKIVNVHPSLLPAFPGDNSVKEALDYGVKFTGCTVHFVDEGVDTGPILIQRPVKVFENDTADSLKGRIQKREWQLLPRAVRALVTGNLKRIDERKWIIINE